From one Bacteroidales bacterium genomic stretch:
- a CDS encoding transposase has protein sequence KAAADLFSKAVSRVRQPIESFFNWLEEKTGIQRASKVRSTNGLLVHVFGRLAVAFMYLFFNP, from the coding sequence ACAAGGCTGCTGCTGACCTATTCTCTAAAGCCGTATCTAGGGTAAGGCAGCCCATTGAGTCTTTCTTCAACTGGCTTGAGGAGAAAACTGGCATTCAAAGGGCGTCTAAAGTTCGATCGACAAACGGATTGCTTGTTCATGTGTTTGGTAGACTAGCCGTTGCATTTATGTACCTTTTTTTCAACCCTTAA
- a CDS encoding S41 family peptidase: MADSLTITLQALSNDGHMYVRNDPKAIKELIESKKNEPISLEKISGEDPFYYGKDAEMKNFGFSEVKILKDNIGYIKLSEINISEKSLPTLYAAMQFIAHTKALIIDLTDNGGGGSDVGAVLQSYFLPKDIALLEFVSRTEEKYVDKTVTWLTEKKYDNPLYIIINGKTGSSAEAFAFTMQTQKRAKIIGKHSAGAAHMNTWFVVNDNLFASISTAAPTIPGTEESWERIGVKPDFEIDAGNEIDFIF; the protein is encoded by the coding sequence TTGGCTGACAGCCTAACCATTACCTTACAAGCTTTGAGCAATGATGGACACATGTATGTCAGGAATGACCCTAAAGCCATAAAGGAGCTGATTGAATCGAAAAAAAATGAACCCATTTCGTTAGAAAAGATTTCCGGTGAAGACCCATTTTATTATGGCAAAGATGCTGAAATGAAAAACTTTGGGTTCAGTGAAGTAAAAATTCTAAAGGATAATATTGGCTATATCAAACTTTCGGAAATAAATATCTCCGAGAAAAGTTTACCCACTCTTTATGCTGCCATGCAGTTTATTGCCCATACAAAAGCATTAATTATTGACCTAACTGATAATGGTGGAGGCGGCAGTGATGTTGGGGCGGTATTACAATCATATTTTTTACCGAAAGACATTGCATTGTTGGAATTTGTAAGCAGGACCGAAGAAAAATATGTAGATAAAACGGTAACCTGGCTGACCGAAAAGAAATATGATAACCCACTTTACATTATTATTAATGGGAAGACGGGTTCATCGGCTGAAGCATTTGCTTTTACAATGCAAACACAAAAACGGGCCAAAATTATTGGCAAACATTCTGCAGGTGCCGCACACATGAATACCTGGTTTGTTGTAAACGATAACCTATTTGCCTCTATTTCCACCGCTGCCCCAACTATTCCCGGCACCGAAGAATCATGGGAAAGAATAGGTGTAAAACCCGATTTTGAAATTGATGCAGGAAACGAAATTGATTTTATATTTTAG
- a CDS encoding DUF1697 domain-containing protein, with product MKTYISILRGINLGGHNTIKMDNLRRLLSQNGLNNVETYIQSGNDVYQYKNIETKKLDTLIKENIFQEFGFEVPVITLTIEELKTVAKNNPFPNNKMKDPSFFHVTFLADKPQLEYLEKIKDINYQPDEFVILDKAVYLYCPEGYGNTKLSNKFLENKLKVTATTRNWKTTNELIVIADKINDKR from the coding sequence ATGAAAACATATATTTCTATTTTAAGAGGGATAAATTTAGGAGGACATAACACAATAAAAATGGACAACTTGAGAAGGCTCCTTTCCCAAAATGGGCTTAATAATGTTGAAACATATATTCAAAGCGGAAATGATGTTTATCAATATAAAAACATTGAAACTAAAAAGCTAGACACCCTGATAAAGGAAAATATATTTCAAGAATTTGGATTTGAGGTACCTGTTATAACCTTGACAATTGAAGAATTAAAGACGGTTGCAAAAAACAACCCTTTTCCAAATAATAAAATGAAAGACCCTTCATTTTTTCATGTAACTTTTTTGGCAGATAAGCCCCAACTTGAATATTTGGAAAAGATTAAAGATATAAACTATCAACCTGATGAATTCGTAATACTTGACAAGGCTGTTTACCTTTATTGTCCTGAAGGTTATGGAAATACTAAACTTTCAAATAAATTCTTGGAAAACAAGTTGAAGGTAACTGCAACAACCAGAAATTGGAAAACAACGAATGAACTTATTGTAATTGCCGATAAAATAAATGACAAACGATGA
- a CDS encoding SRPBCC domain-containing protein, whose amino-acid sequence MATNISRIAINASVHKVWDTLTNPEKVKLWQFGSDLITTWEVGGSIEFVTEWEGQIFRQGGKIIDIRQNELIKYSLFAPRPDLEDKPENYFVMSYVLTSDNAQTKLEIIQEDNRPNAVQEEPQGEENPVLKMLKDVAETK is encoded by the coding sequence ATGGCAACAAACATTTCAAGAATTGCAATCAACGCTTCTGTTCACAAAGTTTGGGACACCTTAACAAATCCTGAAAAAGTAAAACTTTGGCAATTCGGAAGCGATTTGATTACAACCTGGGAAGTTGGCGGCAGCATTGAATTTGTAACAGAATGGGAAGGACAGATTTTTAGACAAGGGGGGAAGATTATTGATATCAGGCAAAATGAGTTAATAAAATATAGTTTGTTTGCCCCACGACCGGACCTTGAAGACAAACCCGAAAATTATTTTGTGATGAGTTACGTTTTGACATCAGATAACGCACAAACAAAACTTGAGATAATACAAGAAGACAACCGTCCAAATGCGGTTCAGGAAGAACCACAAGGCGAAGAAAATCCTGTTTTGAAAATGTTGAAAGATGTAGCAGAAACAAAATGA
- a CDS encoding arginase family protein, giving the protein MIQSNVNQGQRSNSVIIECPTNLGLSKKPYANEPGVKRLPMWLKKWGFHAAITPNKIISIEAPEYSANIDPETDVRNAGAIINYAIKQSEIIANKIHNDSFLIVLGGDCSVLVGTSIALRKMGRFGLFFLDGHTDYIKPEQSHTHGAAGMDLAIACGYGHPNLTNILNLCPYIEQQNVFCVGNREYDDDYEMPIKESQVTYIPLNELRKRSIKKTVIQFLNMIEKHKLDGFFIHFDVDVLDDTIMPAVDSRENDGLSYFELEEILTPLIGSNKAFGMEITILDPDLDPNGSYTRDFIKIVTPIINKLK; this is encoded by the coding sequence ATGATCCAAAGCAATGTAAATCAAGGACAAAGAAGTAATAGTGTCATTATCGAATGTCCGACAAATCTTGGCTTATCTAAAAAACCTTATGCCAACGAACCTGGTGTTAAACGGCTACCTATGTGGCTAAAAAAGTGGGGATTTCATGCCGCAATTACTCCAAATAAAATAATTAGTATTGAAGCACCTGAATATTCGGCCAACATTGATCCTGAAACTGATGTTAGAAATGCAGGAGCCATAATTAATTATGCAATTAAACAAAGTGAAATAATTGCAAATAAGATACATAATGATTCATTCCTAATAGTTTTGGGTGGTGACTGTAGTGTACTTGTAGGAACTTCAATTGCGCTTAGAAAAATGGGGCGTTTTGGCCTGTTTTTTTTAGATGGCCATACCGATTATATAAAGCCTGAGCAATCGCATACCCACGGAGCCGCAGGTATGGACTTGGCAATAGCTTGCGGATATGGACACCCTAATTTAACTAACATATTGAATCTTTGTCCTTATATAGAGCAACAAAATGTATTTTGTGTTGGTAATAGAGAATATGATGACGATTATGAAATGCCTATTAAAGAATCGCAGGTAACATACATTCCACTTAACGAACTAAGAAAAAGAAGCATTAAAAAAACCGTTATTCAATTCCTTAATATGATAGAAAAACATAAACTTGACGGATTCTTTATACACTTTGATGTTGATGTTTTAGATGATACAATTATGCCGGCTGTTGATAGTAGGGAAAATGACGGGCTTTCTTACTTTGAATTGGAAGAAATTCTAACGCCATTAATTGGTAGTAATAAAGCTTTTGGTATGGAAATCACAATTCTTGATCCAGATTTAGACCCTAACGGAAGTTATACGAGAGATTTTATTAAAATCGTGACACCAATAATCAATAAATTAAAATAA
- a CDS encoding DUF1761 domain-containing protein: MNIALTDINWLAVLVATIAYSAFSGIWHKQFAFGKKWENAMGFNRPENWKETAIYFVVPSISCLTTSSVIAILLNLINVTTFKGALTLGLLSGIGFATAVTFTNAVIPTMKKPLVFGAITGTAHAIGITLVTIIIYAISK, encoded by the coding sequence ATGAATATAGCATTGACAGACATAAATTGGTTGGCGGTACTAGTTGCAACCATTGCCTATTCAGCTTTTAGCGGAATTTGGCACAAACAATTTGCATTTGGCAAGAAATGGGAAAATGCCATGGGTTTTAACAGGCCAGAAAATTGGAAAGAAACGGCAATTTATTTTGTTGTACCTTCTATTTCGTGTTTAACAACTTCAAGTGTAATCGCGATTTTACTAAATCTTATAAACGTGACAACATTTAAAGGCGCATTGACCTTAGGGCTGCTATCAGGAATTGGTTTTGCAACCGCGGTAACTTTTACAAATGCAGTTATTCCAACCATGAAAAAGCCATTAGTTTTTGGAGCAATAACAGGGACAGCCCATGCCATAGGAATAACATTAGTAACGATAATTATTTATGCAATTTCAAAATAA
- a CDS encoding AAA family ATPase — MSKLIILAGLPGTGKTTLSRKLSITLNYFYLRVDCIETPYSAYNPKAGENGEGYEALINLAYENLVLGHNVIIDTVNPLHISRRMFNQLKERSKSATVQFELKIKNSELHKNRVKNRKPDVNGLKIPTWEDVIDREYEEWKQELDGKRFEIWTDDMENAFETCLKVISEELTNIDE, encoded by the coding sequence ATGAGTAAATTGATAATTTTAGCAGGACTACCAGGAACAGGAAAGACAACACTATCAAGAAAATTATCTATAACACTTAATTACTTTTACTTAAGAGTTGACTGTATTGAAACACCTTACTCTGCATATAACCCAAAAGCAGGAGAAAACGGAGAAGGATATGAAGCATTGATAAATTTGGCCTACGAGAATCTGGTGTTGGGACATAATGTGATTATTGACACGGTAAACCCACTTCATATTAGCAGAAGAATGTTTAATCAATTAAAAGAAAGAAGTAAATCAGCAACCGTTCAATTTGAACTAAAAATAAAGAATTCCGAACTTCACAAAAACCGTGTGAAAAACAGAAAACCTGATGTTAATGGACTTAAAATTCCTACTTGGGAGGATGTAATCGACCGGGAATATGAAGAATGGAAACAGGAATTGGACGGGAAACGATTTGAAATTTGGACAGACGATATGGAAAATGCTTTTGAAACTTGTTTAAAAGTAATTTCTGAAGAATTAACCAACATTGACGAATAA
- a CDS encoding helix-turn-helix transcriptional regulator — translation MRAQNITPNDKIAPYVDRILVIENEVIQNPFILPLYANGVPNLLFMSVKGKLGNSHSNYLTLFGQTILPEQLTLREDFTLIAYFFKPHTLISLFGIAAYELTDKPIDLNLLSPQKTIILQDRLLNCESIEDMIQSIDNYIYGLAKATKEISSTIKYASEKITKHYSKESLSNIQRELNISERTFQRMFEKHIGISPNIYRRICQFNSAFMDLNSGNYHNLSDIAYNHGYSDQSHYIRSFKEFTNITPSEYLKYGTN, via the coding sequence ATGAGAGCACAAAACATTACACCAAATGATAAAATTGCACCGTATGTTGACAGAATATTGGTGATTGAAAATGAAGTGATTCAGAATCCTTTCATACTTCCTCTTTATGCTAATGGTGTTCCGAATTTGCTTTTTATGTCTGTAAAAGGCAAACTTGGGAATAGCCACAGTAATTATTTAACTCTTTTTGGGCAAACCATTTTACCGGAGCAATTAACATTAAGAGAAGACTTTACATTAATTGCTTACTTTTTTAAACCCCATACCCTAATTTCACTTTTTGGTATTGCCGCTTATGAATTGACGGATAAACCAATTGACCTCAATTTACTTTCTCCTCAAAAAACTATTATACTTCAGGACAGATTATTGAATTGCGAAAGTATTGAGGATATGATTCAATCAATAGACAATTATATTTATGGTCTTGCAAAAGCAACCAAAGAGATTTCATCAACCATTAAATATGCTTCTGAGAAAATAACGAAACATTATTCAAAGGAATCACTATCGAATATTCAAAGAGAATTGAATATTTCAGAAAGAACATTCCAAAGAATGTTTGAAAAACATATTGGTATTTCACCAAATATTTACAGGCGCATTTGTCAATTCAATTCAGCGTTTATGGATCTGAATTCTGGAAATTACCATAACTTATCTGATATAGCCTACAATCACGGCTATTCTGACCAAAGCCATTACATTCGTTCTTTTAAAGAATTTACGAACATAACCCCAAGTGAATACCTGAAATATGGAACAAATTGA
- a CDS encoding PLP-dependent aminotransferase family protein: protein MISPIELPTSGKLNGYQKKTLFSIDEKNLVHFPLSNYQESKNLVFDNGFPDIRLAPTELLLREFRSLARLQTFKQYLKYGSPKGSAYLLEMLSTFLTDTRGLPVTSSNLMITKGAQMGIYLTTKLLIKPYDHVIVGEPGYFAASLTFQQAGAVINRVPVDASGISVDAIEALCLKKEIRLVYVIPHHHFPTTVTLSPERRIRLLELAVRYKFAIVEDDYDFDFHYNSSPVLPMASLDYHGNVIYIGTLTKTLVPSIRLGFMVAPENFIDAVAHIRRSIDWQGDSMMEASIAELYKNGTIGRHIKKVVKLYHERRDYFCTQLNDKIGDRVSFKVPDGGMAVWVNFNDCDLKTISEKAAGKGLTVSNGSIYNTGTINYNAARLGFASLNFKEQEDAISVLSKSI, encoded by the coding sequence GTGATTAGTCCGATTGAGCTACCCACTTCAGGAAAATTGAACGGTTATCAGAAAAAAACATTGTTCTCCATTGATGAAAAAAACCTCGTTCATTTCCCCTTGTCAAATTACCAGGAATCGAAAAACTTAGTGTTTGATAATGGGTTCCCCGATATTCGCCTGGCACCTACTGAACTTCTGTTACGTGAGTTTCGCAGCCTTGCAAGGTTACAGACCTTTAAGCAGTATTTAAAATATGGCAGCCCAAAAGGATCAGCCTATCTCCTTGAGATGCTCTCCACTTTTTTAACTGATACCAGAGGGCTTCCCGTTACCAGTAGTAACCTTATGATTACTAAAGGTGCGCAGATGGGAATCTATCTGACGACTAAACTGCTGATCAAACCATATGATCATGTAATAGTGGGCGAACCCGGATATTTCGCTGCATCACTTACATTTCAGCAAGCTGGTGCAGTTATTAACAGAGTTCCTGTGGATGCTTCAGGGATAAGCGTTGATGCAATTGAAGCACTATGCCTAAAAAAAGAGATTAGATTGGTTTATGTTATTCCTCACCATCATTTTCCTACAACGGTAACATTATCACCTGAAAGACGTATCCGCTTACTTGAACTGGCAGTTCGTTACAAATTTGCCATTGTTGAAGATGATTACGATTTTGATTTTCATTATAATAGCAGTCCGGTTCTTCCGATGGCAAGCCTCGATTATCATGGCAATGTTATTTACATCGGCACTTTAACAAAAACGTTGGTACCATCTATCCGGTTAGGATTTATGGTGGCCCCCGAAAATTTCATTGATGCGGTTGCGCATATACGCAGGTCCATTGATTGGCAGGGTGATAGTATGATGGAAGCTTCTATTGCCGAGCTTTACAAGAATGGTACAATAGGAAGACACATCAAAAAGGTGGTAAAACTGTATCACGAAAGACGGGATTATTTCTGTACTCAATTAAATGATAAAATAGGTGATCGCGTATCATTTAAAGTGCCTGATGGTGGAATGGCAGTGTGGGTTAATTTTAATGATTGTGACCTTAAAACTATTTCAGAAAAGGCAGCCGGAAAGGGATTGACAGTAAGTAATGGCAGTATTTATAATACGGGAACCATAAATTACAATGCTGCCAGGCTTGGATTTGCTTCACTTAATTTTAAAGAACAGGAAGATGCAATCAGCGTTTTGTCTAAGTCAATTTAG
- a CDS encoding GntR family transcriptional regulator encodes MIALKQLILIDKTSDIPVYLQITNTIISNIRRGQLRRGMKLPGARELSVLLGIHRKTLQNAYDELMAQG; translated from the coding sequence ATGATTGCACTTAAACAACTTATACTAATTGATAAAACATCAGACATACCTGTATATCTGCAAATTACAAATACAATAATCAGCAATATCCGTCGAGGGCAATTGAGGCGTGGAATGAAACTGCCAGGAGCTAGGGAGTTATCTGTACTTCTGGGTATTCACCGCAAAACATTGCAAAATGCATATGATGAATTAATGGCACAGGGTTGA
- a CDS encoding carboxymuconolactone decarboxylase family protein, which yields MKARMEINQVEPRIYQVMDAADSQIETFEIKPKLLELIRLRVSQLNGCGYCINYHSKNALKLGETIQRLLAVSAWWETPFFTEEEQVAFRLAEEVTNISNKGVSDEVYNKTLKIFGEQKVAQLLLVIVTINSWNRLAISTHMVAELD from the coding sequence ATGAAAGCAAGAATGGAAATCAATCAAGTTGAACCACGCATTTATCAAGTAATGGATGCCGCGGATTCGCAAATAGAAACTTTTGAAATCAAACCTAAACTTCTGGAATTGATCCGACTTAGAGTATCGCAACTTAATGGGTGCGGATATTGCATCAATTATCATTCAAAAAATGCGCTGAAACTCGGTGAAACAATACAACGACTATTAGCCGTTAGTGCCTGGTGGGAAACACCTTTTTTTACTGAAGAGGAACAAGTAGCATTTAGACTAGCTGAGGAGGTAACCAATATCTCAAACAAAGGTGTTTCGGATGAGGTATATAACAAGACGCTGAAGATCTTCGGCGAACAAAAAGTTGCTCAATTATTACTGGTTATTGTAACCATTAACAGTTGGAACAGGCTTGCAATTTCAACCCATATGGTCGCTGAATTGGATTGA